From Thiomicrospira sp. XS5, one genomic window encodes:
- a CDS encoding NAD(+) kinase: MFSKIGIFAKYNGIQSWEVIDKLILYFQEKDKRVLLDQRSCSDFPIDRYGIERLERSELLETIDFAIVVGGDGTFLDVARSIVNYNIPILGINLGRLGFLTDVSPDTMLDTLDEVLADNYQCEERTLLKVVIKKDGETLFEEVAFNDVVLHKNDSPRMIEFETFVDNRFLNSQRSDGLIVSTPTGSTAYSLSAGGPIVDAGLNVISLVSINPHTMSNRPVVVSGDSEILIRPHANCCGVASIICDGQRSFQFMAHYETIVTRHPNFIKMVHPKSHDHYELLRAKLNWGQKL, from the coding sequence ATGTTCAGTAAAATCGGCATTTTTGCTAAATACAACGGCATTCAATCCTGGGAAGTGATTGATAAACTGATTCTGTACTTTCAGGAAAAAGACAAACGCGTCTTGCTGGACCAACGTTCCTGTTCGGATTTCCCCATCGACCGTTACGGCATCGAGCGGTTGGAACGTTCCGAACTGCTGGAAACCATCGATTTCGCGATTGTTGTCGGCGGCGACGGCACCTTTCTGGATGTGGCGCGCTCCATCGTCAATTACAATATTCCGATTCTCGGCATCAACCTCGGGCGCCTGGGCTTTTTGACCGATGTGTCGCCCGACACCATGCTCGATACCTTGGACGAAGTACTGGCCGACAATTACCAGTGCGAAGAACGCACCCTGTTAAAAGTCGTCATCAAAAAAGACGGTGAAACACTGTTTGAAGAGGTGGCTTTTAACGATGTCGTCCTGCACAAAAACGATTCGCCGCGCATGATCGAGTTCGAAACCTTCGTTGACAACCGCTTTCTGAACAGTCAGCGTTCCGACGGCCTGATCGTGTCCACGCCGACAGGTTCCACCGCCTACTCCCTATCTGCCGGCGGCCCGATTGTCGATGCCGGTTTGAACGTCATTTCACTGGTGTCCATCAACCCGCATACCATGAGTAACCGCCCGGTGGTGGTGTCCGGCGACAGTGAAATTCTGATTCGCCCGCACGCCAACTGCTGCGGCGTGGCGTCCATCATCTGCGACGGCCAACGCTCCTTCCAATTCATGGCGCACTACGAAACCATCGTGACGCGCCACCCCAACTTCATTAAAATGGTCCACCCGAAAAGCCACGACCATTACGAACTGTTAAGAGCCAAACTCAACTGGGGACAAAAGCTGTAA
- the hrcA gene encoding heat-inducible transcriptional repressor HrcA produces the protein MSLRCMNLNERSQLLFKHLMALYLNEGRPVGSSVLAKLPDVSVSSATIRNVMADLEKMGLIHSPHTSAGRVPTEHGFRVFVDSILTVQPLNASSMKQIEQGFNQAQTQEELLGSASQILSGLTGMASLVMLPNQEQEVLRHIDFVRLNDKRALVVLVLNDLDVQNRVIEFDEPVSASHLEQASNYLNEHFAGRHLYEVKQLLVQRMDELRKTMDQLMVSIVEATDEAIDSKMKQGMPYFISGKTNLLNYDELADAEKLRALFQSFEEHSDMLNLFNKSMQAKGLQVFIGQECGNESYQNCSVITTPYERDGEVMGVLGVVGPSRMPYDKIVPRVDMTARILSSLLNK, from the coding sequence GTGTCGCTGCGCTGTATGAACTTGAATGAACGATCACAACTGCTTTTCAAACACTTAATGGCATTATACCTAAATGAGGGGCGGCCTGTCGGGTCATCCGTGTTGGCGAAATTGCCGGATGTTTCAGTCAGTTCCGCCACCATTCGTAATGTGATGGCCGACTTGGAAAAAATGGGGCTGATCCATTCGCCGCACACCTCTGCCGGGCGTGTGCCGACTGAACATGGTTTTCGTGTGTTTGTGGATTCGATCCTGACGGTGCAGCCGTTGAATGCCTCATCCATGAAGCAAATCGAACAGGGCTTTAATCAAGCGCAAACCCAGGAAGAATTGTTGGGGTCCGCCTCGCAGATATTGTCCGGTTTGACGGGGATGGCGAGTCTGGTGATGTTGCCGAATCAAGAACAAGAAGTGTTGCGCCACATCGACTTTGTGCGTTTGAACGACAAACGCGCTTTGGTGGTGTTGGTGTTAAACGATTTGGATGTTCAAAACCGCGTGATTGAATTTGACGAACCGGTATCCGCGTCGCATTTGGAGCAAGCCAGCAATTACCTTAACGAACATTTTGCCGGCCGTCATTTGTATGAAGTGAAGCAACTGCTGGTGCAACGCATGGATGAATTGCGCAAAACCATGGATCAGCTTATGGTGTCGATTGTCGAAGCGACGGACGAAGCCATTGACAGCAAAATGAAGCAGGGCATGCCGTATTTTATTTCCGGCAAAACCAACCTGCTGAACTACGATGAACTGGCCGATGCCGAAAAACTGCGCGCCTTGTTTCAGTCGTTTGAAGAACACTCCGATATGTTGAATCTGTTCAATAAAAGCATGCAGGCGAAGGGCTTGCAGGTCTTTATCGGCCAGGAATGCGGTAATGAAAGTTATCAGAACTGCAGCGTCATTACCACGCCTTACGAGCGTGACGGCGAAGTGATGGGCGTGCTTGGCGTGGTGGGCCCGAGCCGGATGCCGTACGATAAAATTGTGCCGCGCGTCGATATGACCGCCCGTATTCTCAGTTCCCTGCTCAATAAATAA
- the grpE gene encoding nucleotide exchange factor GrpE gives MSDNKAELNEEHIPTAEDGVSEETHQAEDAVEHDLEAMLDEAKKEADAQKELALRTLADMENLKRRTRLDVENAHKFALEKFVGDLLPVLDSMEMGLDAASKEDASADSIREGLDMTFKQFLDVMQKFNVERVDPAGEKFDPQLHEAMTMVPSPDHESQSVIEVFQKGYVLNERLVRPARVVVAQ, from the coding sequence ATGTCTGACAATAAGGCAGAACTGAACGAAGAACACATTCCAACGGCGGAAGACGGTGTTTCCGAAGAAACCCATCAAGCTGAAGACGCGGTTGAGCATGACCTGGAAGCCATGCTGGATGAAGCCAAAAAAGAAGCCGATGCGCAAAAAGAGTTGGCGCTGCGCACCCTGGCCGATATGGAAAACTTGAAGCGTCGTACGCGCCTGGACGTGGAAAACGCGCATAAGTTTGCGTTGGAAAAATTCGTCGGTGATTTATTGCCAGTGCTGGATTCCATGGAAATGGGCTTGGATGCGGCGTCCAAAGAGGATGCGTCCGCCGACAGTATTCGCGAAGGGTTGGACATGACCTTCAAGCAGTTCCTGGATGTGATGCAAAAGTTCAATGTGGAACGCGTCGATCCGGCGGGTGAAAAATTCGACCCGCAACTGCACGAAGCCATGACGATGGTGCCGTCGCCGGATCACGAATCGCAATCGGTGATTGAAGTCTTCCAGAAAGGCTATGTGCTGAACGAGCGCCTGGTCCGTCCGGCGCGTGTTGTGGTGGCGCAATAA
- the dnaK gene encoding molecular chaperone DnaK produces MGKIIGIDLGTTNSCVAVMEGKETKVIPNAEGARTTPSIVAYANDGEVLVGDSAKRQAVTNPENTLFAIKRLIGRRADDAVVQKDKDMVPYKIIAADNGDAWVEVGDKKLSPQEVSARTLMKMKKTAEDYLGHEVTEAVITVPAYFNDSQRQATKDAGKIAGLEVKRIINEPTAAALAYGMDKVKADSKIAVYDLGGGTFDISIIEVADLDGEKQVEVLSTNGDTFLGGEDFDNVIVDYIAEEFKKDQNVDLKLDKLALQRVREAAEKAKIELSSREQTDINLPYVTADATGPKHLNMKITRAKFESLIEGLVQRSIDPCKTALKDAGLSASEIDDVILVGGSTRVPMVQAAVKEFFGKEPRKDVNPDEAVAMGAAIQGGVLSGDVNDVLLLDVTPLSLGIETMGGVMTKLIEKNTTIPTRKSQTFSTAEDNQSAVTIHVLQGEREMSSGNKSLGQFNLDEIPPAPRGTPQIEVTFDIDANGILNVSAKDKATNKEQHITIQASSGLSEDEIEAMVKDAEAHAAEDAKLKELVEARNQADAMIHGTKKLLEEQGEGVDAAEKEAIEKAIADLEEAVKGDDKDAIDEKSQALAAASQKLAEKAYAQQPGGDAGAQEQGSANNADDDIVDAEFEEVNDDKK; encoded by the coding sequence ATGGGAAAAATTATCGGGATTGACCTCGGGACCACGAACTCTTGTGTCGCGGTAATGGAAGGCAAGGAAACCAAAGTTATTCCGAACGCGGAAGGCGCTCGCACCACACCGTCAATCGTGGCTTACGCTAACGATGGTGAAGTCTTGGTTGGGGATTCCGCCAAACGTCAAGCGGTGACGAACCCTGAAAACACTTTGTTCGCCATCAAGCGTTTGATCGGCCGTCGTGCCGACGATGCCGTTGTGCAAAAAGATAAGGACATGGTGCCTTATAAAATCATCGCGGCTGACAACGGTGATGCATGGGTGGAAGTGGGCGACAAAAAACTGTCTCCACAGGAAGTCTCTGCGCGTACCCTGATGAAAATGAAGAAAACGGCCGAAGATTATTTGGGCCATGAAGTGACCGAAGCGGTTATTACGGTTCCGGCTTACTTCAACGACTCTCAACGTCAAGCGACCAAAGATGCGGGTAAAATCGCCGGTTTGGAAGTAAAACGTATCATCAACGAACCGACGGCGGCGGCCTTGGCTTATGGTATGGACAAAGTCAAAGCGGACAGCAAGATCGCGGTTTACGACTTGGGTGGTGGGACCTTCGATATCTCCATCATTGAAGTGGCCGATCTGGACGGTGAAAAGCAAGTTGAAGTGCTTTCAACCAACGGTGATACCTTCTTGGGTGGTGAAGACTTCGATAACGTCATCGTTGATTACATTGCCGAAGAGTTCAAGAAAGACCAGAACGTGGACTTGAAGCTGGATAAATTGGCGCTGCAACGTGTGCGTGAAGCCGCGGAAAAAGCCAAAATCGAGCTGTCTTCCCGTGAACAGACTGACATCAACTTGCCGTATGTAACGGCGGATGCCACCGGTCCGAAACACTTGAACATGAAAATCACACGTGCCAAGTTCGAATCTTTGATCGAAGGTTTGGTTCAACGTTCCATTGACCCATGTAAAACAGCGCTTAAAGATGCCGGTTTGTCCGCTTCTGAAATTGACGACGTCATTTTGGTCGGTGGTTCTACGCGTGTTCCAATGGTTCAAGCGGCGGTTAAAGAGTTCTTCGGAAAAGAGCCTCGTAAAGACGTGAACCCGGACGAAGCGGTAGCCATGGGGGCGGCCATTCAAGGTGGTGTGCTGTCCGGTGACGTGAACGACGTACTGTTGCTTGACGTAACACCGCTTTCCTTGGGGATTGAAACCATGGGCGGCGTGATGACCAAACTGATCGAGAAGAACACCACGATTCCGACGCGTAAGTCGCAAACCTTCTCGACGGCGGAAGACAACCAGTCAGCGGTTACCATCCATGTATTGCAAGGTGAGCGTGAAATGTCCTCCGGTAACAAATCGTTGGGTCAGTTCAACCTGGACGAAATCCCACCGGCACCGCGTGGTACGCCGCAAATCGAAGTGACGTTCGACATCGATGCCAATGGTATCCTGAACGTTTCCGCGAAAGACAAGGCGACCAACAAAGAGCAACACATCACCATTCAAGCGTCTTCCGGTTTGTCTGAAGACGAAATCGAAGCGATGGTGAAGGATGCCGAAGCGCATGCCGCGGAAGATGCCAAGTTGAAAGAGCTGGTCGAAGCGCGTAACCAAGCCGATGCCATGATCCACGGTACGAAAAAACTGTTGGAAGAACAAGGCGAAGGCGTGGATGCCGCTGAGAAAGAAGCGATTGAAAAAGCGATTGCCGATTTGGAAGAAGCCGTGAAAGGTGACGACAAAGACGCGATTGACGAGAAGTCGCAAGCCTTGGCCGCTGCCAGCCAGAAGCTGGCCGAAAAAGCCTATGCTCAGCAACCTGGTGGTGACGCCGGTGCGCAGGAGCAAGGTTCCGCCAACAACGCCGATGATGACATCGTCGATGCCGAGTTTGAAGAAGTCAACGACGACAAAAAATAA
- the dnaJ gene encoding molecular chaperone DnaJ, with the protein MSKRDYYEILEVSATASDGEIKKAYRKLAMRYHPDRNPDNKDAEDKFKEASEAYEILSDPQKRQAYDQFGHAGVDGSAGQGGFGGGGFADFGDIFGDIFGGGFGGHRGPQPGHDLQYELEVSLEDAVAGTTVDIRIPTKEICEACDGSGAEPGSDVQTCPTCQGAGQVRVQQGFFAVSRTCPNCHGTGKIVKTPCKACRGEGYKHSHKTLSVKIPAGVDNGDRIRLQGEGEAGEPGAPHGDLYVRIRVKEHKIFQRDGNTLYCDMPLSFATAALGGAMDVPTLSGKANLKIPAGTQSGQRFKLSGKGVKSVRSHHVGDMVVQVHIETPVKLTEEQKELLRTFDESLQGKHHKQHSPKTHSFFDSVKAFFTGDDENEKKDKDGPWN; encoded by the coding sequence ATGAGCAAAAGAGACTACTACGAAATTCTGGAAGTGTCGGCCACGGCGTCGGACGGCGAAATTAAGAAAGCCTACCGTAAACTCGCAATGCGCTATCACCCGGACCGTAACCCGGATAACAAAGACGCCGAGGACAAGTTCAAAGAAGCGTCCGAAGCGTATGAAATCCTATCCGATCCGCAAAAGCGTCAAGCCTATGACCAATTCGGTCATGCCGGCGTAGACGGCAGTGCGGGGCAAGGCGGATTCGGAGGCGGTGGCTTCGCGGATTTCGGCGACATTTTCGGCGACATCTTTGGGGGTGGTTTCGGTGGTCACCGAGGGCCGCAACCTGGGCACGATTTGCAGTATGAACTGGAAGTGTCTTTGGAAGATGCCGTGGCCGGTACCACGGTGGATATTCGTATTCCAACAAAAGAAATTTGCGAAGCCTGTGACGGTTCCGGTGCCGAACCCGGTTCGGACGTGCAAACCTGTCCGACCTGTCAGGGCGCGGGCCAAGTGCGCGTTCAACAAGGCTTCTTTGCGGTGTCGCGCACCTGTCCGAACTGTCACGGTACGGGTAAAATTGTTAAAACGCCGTGTAAGGCGTGTCGTGGCGAAGGCTATAAACACAGTCACAAAACCTTGTCGGTCAAGATTCCGGCCGGTGTCGACAATGGGGATCGCATTCGTTTGCAAGGCGAAGGCGAAGCCGGTGAACCGGGTGCGCCGCACGGTGACTTGTATGTTCGCATTCGCGTTAAAGAACACAAAATTTTCCAGCGTGACGGTAACACTTTATATTGTGATATGCCGTTGTCGTTTGCCACCGCCGCTTTGGGCGGCGCCATGGATGTGCCGACCTTGAGCGGTAAAGCCAACTTGAAGATTCCGGCGGGCACCCAATCCGGTCAGCGTTTCAAGCTGTCTGGCAAAGGCGTGAAGTCCGTACGTTCGCATCATGTGGGTGACATGGTGGTGCAAGTGCATATCGAAACCCCGGTGAAGTTGACCGAGGAACAGAAAGAGTTGTTGCGTACGTTTGACGAAAGCTTGCAAGGTAAGCATCATAAACAACACAGTCCGAAAACCCATAGCTTCTTCGATTCGGTCAAAGCTTTTTTTACCGGCGACGATGAAAATGAGAAGAAAGACAAAGACGGACCTTGGAATTAA
- the dapB gene encoding 4-hydroxy-tetrahydrodipicolinate reductase → MRVAVIGASGRMGKNLIDAVTQAEGLTLTAAIERPGSSLVGADAGELAGVGTLDVKVVDQIELAVEDFDVLIDFTTPDTTMHNIKVCLAHDKKMVIGTTGFDEASLKTLREAAERIAIVFAANFSVGVNLALKLLKQAAEVLNDGYDIEVIEGHHRHKVDAPSGTALRMGEVVADTLGRDLKECAVYGREGITGARDPNTIGFATVRAGDIVGDHTVLFATEGERVEITHKASSRMTFAKGAARSCLWLQDKATGLFDMQDVLNLR, encoded by the coding sequence ATGAGAGTTGCGGTAATCGGCGCTTCCGGGCGTATGGGAAAAAACTTGATCGATGCAGTTACTCAGGCCGAAGGCTTGACTTTGACGGCGGCTATTGAGCGTCCGGGCTCTTCGTTGGTGGGTGCCGATGCCGGTGAGTTGGCCGGTGTGGGAACCTTGGATGTCAAGGTAGTGGACCAAATCGAATTGGCGGTGGAGGATTTTGATGTGTTGATTGATTTCACCACGCCGGACACGACGATGCACAACATTAAAGTCTGTTTAGCGCATGATAAGAAAATGGTCATCGGTACCACCGGGTTTGATGAAGCCAGTTTGAAAACGCTGCGAGAAGCCGCGGAACGCATTGCCATTGTGTTTGCCGCCAACTTCAGTGTGGGGGTGAACTTAGCGCTGAAATTGCTTAAGCAAGCCGCGGAAGTCTTGAATGACGGCTATGACATTGAAGTGATTGAAGGCCACCACCGTCATAAGGTGGATGCGCCGTCCGGCACCGCTTTGCGAATGGGGGAAGTGGTCGCCGATACCCTAGGACGCGATTTGAAAGAATGTGCGGTTTACGGGCGTGAAGGCATTACCGGCGCGCGTGATCCGAATACCATTGGCTTTGCGACCGTTCGTGCCGGCGACATTGTCGGCGATCATACGGTGTTGTTTGCAACGGAAGGTGAGCGAGTGGAAATCACCCACAAAGCTTCCAGCCGTATGACGTTTGCCAAAGGCGCGGCGCGTTCGTGCTTGTGGTTGCAGGATAAGGCCACCGGATTGTTCGATATGCAGGATGTTTTGAATTTGCGTTAA
- a CDS encoding methyl-accepting chemotaxis protein, producing MRENLPVTQEEYPIPKGLTLVSRTDLNGTIVECNDSFEIISGFKRSELIGQPHNLVRHPDVPSAVFKDMWQTLKSGMPWTQIVKNRRKDGSHYWVRANVTPVYDMEGKNTGYLSVREAISDAEKQAAEKAYQSLSKGQARIDQGTIHTGINWQKWNLWTKLGPRSEMVVLALLLGVLPLILTHTYLDVTPTMLGVVSVSMLLVAWLMGSYLQTSIQQAVSLLRKVAGGEQVLNVKVKPNYTGKLYGAIQSSALAMGAYRSNLETESDRSRRLQMAVDQAWVNMMMLDADGKIVYLNQQLKDFFASREARLVNVIKGFSAAELIDQPMDLFNVDGEGFILNQPETQYREIEMADMLFCLKLVSVHNRAGVHVGTVVEWEDKTLTAQLLQEVKKIHDGILVGDLGYRVDLEKADKELRPVAEALNMTLDSIVRSIDMSTEVAIAMSVGDFQQSIDQPCPGYFGVVKEALTVSMENISDILSGVQEVSGLIDTDSQEVRRASTELSSSSQSQAASIEETSASMEEMTSAVQSSSDNAQDAASQTHDAAAKAAQGVKVMQDAIQSMEAISHASQRIGDIITLIDSIAFQTNLLALNAAVEAARAGEHGRGFAVVAGEVRNLAGKSSDAAKEIRGLIEDTLEKVEQGSSYVNNSGESLNEIHLSIQKVQSIIDDISKSSREQTQGISQVNIAISDIDSQVQKNAIMAESTSQTAKQLESLTHAMTQNAQTFKIQPKSHKTALDADANFVRIRMAHRQWRAKARAYIHGFDVGVDPQKAVDPKACELGEWIYGAGQQYASFPSFQQLEKSHQAMHAHIGKIIQLKEIGDHNSAEANLDELERLSREVVEAINEMESYLAETSGSRSSQTEVLSGSGS from the coding sequence ATGAGAGAGAACCTACCCGTTACTCAAGAAGAATATCCTATCCCTAAGGGACTGACCCTGGTTTCCCGAACCGACCTGAACGGCACCATTGTGGAATGCAACGACAGCTTTGAAATCATCAGTGGCTTTAAACGTTCTGAGCTGATTGGCCAACCGCATAACCTGGTGCGTCACCCGGATGTACCGTCCGCCGTTTTTAAAGACATGTGGCAGACTTTGAAATCGGGCATGCCCTGGACGCAGATCGTTAAGAACCGCCGTAAGGACGGCAGCCACTATTGGGTACGCGCGAATGTGACGCCGGTCTACGATATGGAAGGGAAAAATACCGGTTATCTGTCCGTTCGTGAAGCCATTTCCGATGCTGAAAAACAAGCCGCTGAAAAGGCTTATCAATCGCTTAGCAAAGGTCAGGCTCGTATTGATCAGGGGACGATTCATACCGGCATCAACTGGCAAAAATGGAATCTTTGGACCAAGTTGGGACCGCGTAGCGAAATGGTGGTATTGGCTCTCTTATTGGGCGTGCTGCCACTCATTCTGACGCATACGTACTTGGACGTCACACCGACGATGCTTGGTGTGGTGTCTGTGTCGATGTTGTTGGTTGCCTGGCTGATGGGGTCTTATTTGCAAACCAGTATTCAACAAGCCGTGTCGCTGCTGCGCAAAGTCGCGGGCGGTGAACAGGTACTGAATGTCAAAGTGAAACCGAACTACACCGGTAAACTCTATGGGGCCATCCAATCCAGCGCCTTGGCGATGGGGGCTTATCGCTCGAACCTGGAAACCGAAAGTGATCGCTCGCGCCGCCTTCAAATGGCGGTGGACCAGGCCTGGGTGAATATGATGATGTTGGATGCCGACGGTAAAATCGTGTACCTCAACCAACAGTTGAAAGACTTTTTTGCCAGCCGTGAAGCAAGGCTGGTGAATGTCATTAAGGGGTTTAGTGCGGCTGAGTTGATTGACCAACCGATGGATCTGTTTAATGTGGATGGCGAAGGGTTCATTTTGAATCAGCCGGAAACTCAGTACCGTGAAATTGAAATGGCCGACATGCTGTTCTGTTTGAAACTGGTTTCGGTGCATAACCGGGCCGGTGTTCACGTCGGAACTGTGGTGGAGTGGGAAGACAAAACACTTACCGCGCAACTGTTGCAAGAAGTTAAAAAGATTCACGACGGCATTCTGGTCGGGGATTTGGGGTACCGTGTCGACCTTGAAAAGGCCGATAAGGAATTGCGTCCGGTAGCCGAGGCCTTGAATATGACGCTGGATTCCATCGTGCGTTCCATCGATATGTCGACGGAAGTGGCGATTGCCATGTCGGTGGGCGACTTCCAACAATCCATTGATCAGCCATGTCCAGGCTACTTCGGAGTGGTCAAAGAAGCCTTGACGGTGAGCATGGAAAATATTTCCGATATTCTATCCGGCGTTCAGGAAGTGTCCGGCTTGATTGATACCGACAGCCAGGAAGTGCGTCGTGCCAGTACCGAACTGAGTTCCAGTTCACAAAGTCAGGCAGCGTCAATTGAAGAAACCTCCGCGTCGATGGAAGAAATGACCAGTGCGGTGCAAAGCAGTTCCGACAATGCTCAGGATGCCGCGTCTCAAACTCATGACGCGGCCGCTAAAGCCGCGCAAGGTGTCAAAGTCATGCAGGATGCGATTCAGTCGATGGAAGCGATTAGCCATGCCAGTCAGCGCATCGGCGACATCATTACTTTGATTGACTCCATCGCCTTCCAGACGAATTTGCTGGCGTTGAACGCGGCGGTGGAAGCGGCTCGCGCCGGTGAACATGGCCGTGGTTTCGCGGTAGTCGCGGGCGAAGTGCGTAACTTGGCCGGCAAATCATCCGATGCGGCCAAGGAAATTCGTGGGCTGATTGAAGACACCTTGGAAAAAGTCGAGCAAGGGTCCTCGTATGTGAATAATTCCGGCGAGTCCCTGAATGAAATCCACTTGTCGATTCAGAAAGTGCAATCGATTATTGATGATATTTCCAAGTCGAGCCGCGAGCAGACGCAGGGGATTTCGCAGGTTAATATTGCCATCAGCGACATCGACTCTCAGGTCCAGAAAAATGCGATTATGGCGGAGAGCACCAGCCAGACTGCCAAACAATTGGAAAGCTTGACCCATGCGATGACGCAAAATGCCCAGACATTCAAAATCCAACCGAAATCGCATAAAACGGCGTTGGATGCGGATGCCAATTTTGTGCGCATTCGTATGGCGCATCGTCAATGGCGTGCCAAGGCACGGGCTTACATCCACGGGTTTGATGTGGGGGTGGATCCGCAAAAAGCGGTGGACCCGAAAGCCTGTGAGCTGGGTGAGTGGATTTACGGCGCGGGTCAGCAGTATGCCTCTTTCCCAAGCTTTCAACAGCTCGAGAAGTCACACCAGGCCATGCACGCCCATATTGGGAAAATTATCCAATTGAAAGAAATCGGTGACCATAACAGTGCGGAAGCAAACTTGGATGAATTGGAGCGTTTGAGCCGAGAAGTGGTGGAGGCCATTAACGAAATGGAAAGCTACTTGGCCGAGACGAGTGGTTCTCGAAGCAGCCAAACGGAAGTGTTGTCGGGCTCCGGTTCGTGA
- the arfB gene encoding alternative ribosome rescue aminoacyl-tRNA hydrolase ArfB, protein MITLSNGWKLKESELAWQAVRSQGAGGQNVNKVATAVHLRFDIFASSLPESIKLRLMSLSDNRITKDGLIIIKAQSQRTQEGNRREALQRLQQLLEAAWVRPKKRLATRPTKSARRKRMDKKRQRGETKALRKPVKLDD, encoded by the coding sequence GTGATTACGCTGTCAAACGGGTGGAAACTGAAGGAGTCCGAGCTGGCGTGGCAAGCGGTGCGCTCGCAAGGCGCTGGCGGTCAAAATGTGAATAAAGTGGCCACGGCCGTGCATTTGCGGTTTGATATTTTTGCGTCTTCCTTGCCGGAATCCATCAAGCTGCGTTTGATGAGCTTGTCGGATAATCGCATTACCAAAGACGGTCTGATTATCATTAAAGCGCAATCGCAGCGCACTCAGGAGGGGAATCGCCGGGAAGCCTTGCAACGGTTGCAACAACTGTTGGAAGCGGCTTGGGTTCGACCGAAAAAACGGCTGGCCACTCGCCCGACCAAAAGTGCCCGCCGAAAGCGCATGGATAAAAAACGTCAAAGAGGCGAAACCAAAGCCCTTCGAAAACCGGTTAAGTTGGACGATTGA
- a CDS encoding GNAT family N-acetyltransferase, translated as MLRIQDYQPEDAGAIADLYHAAVHAIDPTVYSKEQQEAWAPTPPDKVFWKERLAQKQPFVAWREGRVVGFMELEADGHIDCAYTHPAFQGQGVAAALYAHLETNARQAGMARLYVEASHLIRPFFERRGFHCVQTNQVRRGRVSLTNFTLEKPLPESPR; from the coding sequence ATGCTGCGGATACAAGATTATCAACCGGAAGATGCCGGGGCCATTGCCGACTTATATCATGCGGCGGTGCATGCCATTGATCCAACGGTATATTCCAAAGAACAGCAGGAAGCCTGGGCGCCCACACCGCCGGATAAAGTTTTTTGGAAAGAACGTCTGGCCCAAAAACAGCCTTTTGTCGCGTGGCGTGAGGGGCGGGTTGTCGGTTTTATGGAACTGGAAGCCGACGGGCATATCGATTGCGCCTATACGCATCCGGCGTTTCAGGGGCAGGGCGTGGCGGCGGCCTTGTATGCACATTTGGAGACGAATGCCCGCCAAGCGGGCATGGCACGTTTGTATGTGGAAGCCTCGCATCTGATTCGCCCGTTTTTCGAACGGCGCGGATTTCACTGTGTGCAGACCAATCAAGTGCGTCGCGGCAGGGTTTCACTGACGAATTTCACGTTGGAAAAGCCCTTGCCAGAGTCACCTCGCTAG